From the genome of Fusobacterium varium, one region includes:
- a CDS encoding Na+-dependent transporters of the SNF family, with product MAETREVWKSRKGFIFAAVGAAIGLGNLWRFPFQAYKNGGGAFFFPYIIALFTCAMPLMILEYQYGRKIRGGSTKAFRLLGKRYEWVGWLQVMVPIVVMMFYSTIISISIIFMFWSLGHAFGLTNWMADPGKLMGMIVGGGKGPFDFAAGISKYLLGFVVLVWLGNWIIVKKGISGGIEKCSNIFTPLLMIMMVAFMFNSIRLTGAKVGLNALFTPDFTKILNPSIWVAAYAQVFFSTTLAVGVMIAYGSYIHDDWDIVNSSFITVFSNASFDIISGITVFSTLGYLVQNMGVDYNSFGDGAGIAFIAFPIAISTITTSQFLQGIIGFLFFLCLFIAGLSSSISMLESFSTAALDKFKISREKLVGIVSIVGFIGSACFATYAGFNYILDIVDSYVGSYIIATSGLIETLLVCYVYGIEKIRQDANEFSDFKVGKWFNFLLKYVTPIILGTTVITNLIKGLSKLNTAEIIFGWGTIFLMIISATIFYNKKWENKVDIEE from the coding sequence ATGGCTGAAACGAGAGAAGTATGGAAGAGTAGAAAAGGATTTATCTTTGCAGCAGTTGGAGCAGCAATCGGTTTGGGAAACCTATGGAGATTTCCATTTCAAGCCTATAAAAATGGTGGAGGAGCATTTTTCTTTCCCTATATAATAGCATTATTTACATGTGCAATGCCTCTAATGATATTAGAATATCAATATGGAAGAAAAATAAGAGGAGGGTCAACAAAAGCCTTTAGACTTTTAGGTAAAAGATATGAATGGGTTGGCTGGCTTCAAGTGATGGTACCAATAGTGGTTATGATGTTTTACAGTACTATAATATCAATATCAATTATATTTATGTTTTGGTCTCTTGGTCATGCTTTTGGACTAACTAACTGGATGGCAGATCCTGGGAAATTAATGGGAATGATAGTAGGTGGAGGAAAGGGACCATTTGATTTTGCAGCAGGAATAAGTAAGTATTTATTAGGGTTTGTTGTATTAGTGTGGCTTGGAAACTGGATCATTGTTAAAAAAGGAATATCAGGTGGAATTGAAAAATGTTCTAATATATTTACACCACTTTTGATGATAATGATGGTAGCTTTTATGTTTAATTCAATCAGACTCACAGGAGCAAAAGTAGGCTTGAATGCTTTGTTTACACCAGATTTTACTAAAATTTTAAACCCAAGTATATGGGTTGCAGCATATGCACAAGTATTTTTTTCAACAACTTTAGCAGTTGGAGTTATGATAGCCTATGGTTCATATATACATGATGATTGGGATATAGTAAATAGCTCGTTTATTACAGTGTTTTCAAATGCTTCATTTGATATAATATCTGGAATAACAGTATTTTCAACTCTTGGATATTTGGTACAAAATATGGGAGTAGATTATAATTCTTTTGGCGATGGAGCGGGGATAGCATTCATAGCTTTTCCAATAGCAATTTCAACAATAACAACAAGTCAATTCTTACAGGGGATTATAGGTTTTTTATTTTTCTTGTGTTTATTTATAGCTGGACTTTCTTCAAGTATTTCAATGTTGGAATCTTTTTCAACAGCAGCATTGGATAAATTTAAAATAAGTAGAGAAAAATTAGTGGGAATTGTTTCAATTGTAGGTTTTATAGGAAGTGCATGTTTTGCAACATATGCAGGATTTAATTATATACTTGATATAGTAGATTCATATGTTGGAAGTTATATAATAGCTACATCTGGACTAATAGAAACTTTGCTTGTTTGCTATGTTTATGGAATAGAAAAAATAAGACAAGATGCAAATGAATTTTCTGATTTTAAAGTAGGAAAATGGTTTAATTTCTTGTTGAAATATGTAACACCAATAATTTTAGGAACAACAGTAATAACGAATCTTATAAAAGGATTGTCAAAACTTAATACAGCAGAAATAATATTTGGTTGGGGAACAATTTTTTTAATGATAATATCAGCTACTATTTTTTACAATAAGAAATGGGAAAATAAAGTAGATATAGAGGAATAA